Genomic segment of Streptomyces zhihengii:
CCGCGGATCAGCAGGATGAAGGTGTCAGAACGACACCGCACGGCACCGCCCCCGGATCGCGTCATGGGTCCGCCGGTGCCGCCCTCTCCTGGAGCACCCGCCATGAACGTTCGCACCGCTGTCGCCGTCTCGCTGGCCGCCGGTCTCGTCACGGGGATGTCCGTCCTCCCCGCCGCCGCCCACTCCCCCGTGTCCGCCCTCCCGGTCGCCGCCACCGCCCAGCAGCAGAGCGGCCGCGTCCTGCCCTCCCCGGGCACCGACGCGCTGTCCGCCCCGTCCGCCCCGTCCGCCCCGTTGGCCCGGTCCGCCCCCGACGTCGACGCCCTGCGGGCCGCGGTCGGCTCCGTGCGCGATCCGGCGGCCTCCGGTGCCACGGCGGCGCTCGTCCGGGTCGGCGGTGACAGCAGATGGCACGGCAGCGGAGGGGTGCACGACCTGCGGTCCGGCCGCCCGGCCGATCCCGGCGCGCGCTTCCGCGCCGGTTCGGTGACCAAGGTCTTCACCGCGGCCGCCGTGCTCCAGCTCGCGAGCGAGGGCGCCGTCGACCTGGACCGTCCCGTCCGGGCCTACCTCCCGGATCTCATCCCGGCGGCCTACGGCGGTGTCACCGTGCGGCAGTTGCTCGACCACACCAGCGGGATACCGGCCCCCGACTTCCCCGGCTCCACGGTCGAGGACTGGTACGAGAACCGCTTCGCACTGCATGACGCCCGTGCCATGGTCCGCTCGGCGACGTCCAAGGAGCGCGAGTTCGCCCCCGGCGCCCGGCAGCACTATCTCAACATCGGCTACACGATCGCGGGTCTGCTGATCGAGCGCGTCACGGGCGACACCTACGAGGAGCGGATCGCCGAGCGGATCCTGCGCCCCCTCGGCCTGCGCGACACCTATCTCCCGGGGCGGAGTCCGCGTATCCAGGGCCCCCACAACCGGGGTTACCAGATATTCGGCCTCCCGGACGGCTCCACCGAACTGCGGGACGTGAGCGTCTGGGGTGCGACGGACGGCTGGGCCGCGGGTGACATCATCTCGACGACCGCCGATCTGGAGCGCTTCACCCGGGCCCTGTTCGGCGGCCGTGTGGTGCGCGGCCCGCTGCTGGAGGAGATGTTCACCCTCCCGCGGCTGGCCGAGGGCACGGCGAGTTACAGCGTGGGGCTGACGCACTGGCGTCTCGGCGGCCGCGACGTGTGGGGCAAGACGGGCGGCCGCTGGGGGTACAACGCGGGCATGGGCGGCACCCGTGATCTGACGACCACGCTGGTCTACAGCGTCAACTCGACCGACGCCAAGGGCCAGGACCGCAGCGCGGTGGTGATGGGGCTGATCACGGGCACCTTCGGCGCACCCGACGAGGGATGACTCCCGCAGCGGGGGTTCAGGTTCCCGCGACGGCCGCAGCGGGGGCCGGCCCGGAGGCCGCCTCGCCCAGCGCCTCCAGGCGCTTGATCCTGCGGCGGACGATCTGGAGCGGGATCACCCCGAACACCCCGAAGGACATGTCGACGACCGACCACCAGAAGGGAATGCCGCGCAGGGGGCCGCAGATCAGCGCGAGCGGGATGATGCCCGCGCACGCGATCATCCCGAACTCGATCACCCAGATGTTGCGTACCGGGTCGCGGTAGGGGCCGTAGAAGGCGACGGCGATCACCAGGTGGGCGAAGGCGAGCCAGTCGGTCCCGTACAGCACGAACGGATACCGCTCGTCGGTGACTTCGAGACCTTCGCGGACTCTCTCGACCCACTCCATCAGCCCCGGCAGGTGCTCGGGCACGGGCGACACCGAGGAGCCGAGCAGCCCCTCCACCCACCGCATCTCGGTGACCAGCGGAAACGCCGTGGCGCCGCTGAGCACCAGGCAGACGACGAAGAAGACCAGCCAGACACGTATCCCCCGCACGAGGGCTTGCCGCTCGCTCATGCCCTGACCCTACGCCAGATATGAACATGTTCAAAAGTGGGTTCGCCGTATCGCGTCACGAGCGGCGCGGGCGTCACGGACGGCGTGGGCGTCACGGACGGTGCGCGGCGCGCGGGCGCCGGGGACGGCCGGCGTACGCGCCCCGCACCCGCCCGGACACACGACAGGCGGGGCGGGGGCTCCTCGCCCCCGCCCCGCCTGTCACGGGCCGCACCGCGCGCCGGCCGGGCCGCACCCCGGCCGGCCCCGGATCCCGGCCGGCGGCCGGACCTCAGCCGTCGAGCGACGTCATGACGTGCTTGATCCGGGTGTAGTCGTCGAAGCCGTAGGCCGACAGGTCCTTGCCGTAGCCGGACTTCTTGAAGCCGCCGTGCGGCATCTCCGCCACCAGCGGGATGTGGGTGTTGATCCAGACGCAGCCGAAGTCCAGCGCCTTGGACATGCGCATCGCGCGGGCGTGGTCCTTCGTCCAGACCGAGGAGGCGAGCGCGTACTCGACCCCGTTCGCCCACTCCAGCGCCTGCGCCTCGTCGGCGAAGGACTGCACGGTGATCACGGGGCCGAAGACCTCGTTCTGGATGATCTCGTCGTCCTGCTGCAGACCGGAGACGACGGTGGCGGCGTAGAAGTAGCCCTTGTCGCCGACGCGCTGCCCGCCCGCCTCGACCTTGGCGTGCGCCGGAAGCCGGTCGATGAAGCCGCTGACCTGGGCGAGCTGGTTGGCGTTGTTCAGCGGGCCGTAGAGCACGTCCTCGTCGTCCGGCGCGCCGGTCTTCGTCTCGGACGCCGCCTTGGCGAGCGCCGCGACGAACTCGTCGTGGATGGACTCGTGCACCAGGACCCGGGTCGCGGCCGTACAGTCCTGGCCGGCGTTGAAGAAGCCCGCCACGGAGATGTCCTCGACGGCCTTGGGGATGTCGGTGTCCTCGAAGACGACGACCGGCGCCTTGCCGCCCAGCTCCAGGTGGACGCGCTTGACGTCCTTGGCGGCGGAGGCGGCGACCTGGATGCCGGCGCGTACCGAGCCGGTGATGGAGGCCATCGCGGGCGTCG
This window contains:
- a CDS encoding serine hydrolase domain-containing protein translates to MNVRTAVAVSLAAGLVTGMSVLPAAAHSPVSALPVAATAQQQSGRVLPSPGTDALSAPSAPSAPLARSAPDVDALRAAVGSVRDPAASGATAALVRVGGDSRWHGSGGVHDLRSGRPADPGARFRAGSVTKVFTAAAVLQLASEGAVDLDRPVRAYLPDLIPAAYGGVTVRQLLDHTSGIPAPDFPGSTVEDWYENRFALHDARAMVRSATSKEREFAPGARQHYLNIGYTIAGLLIERVTGDTYEERIAERILRPLGLRDTYLPGRSPRIQGPHNRGYQIFGLPDGSTELRDVSVWGATDGWAAGDIISTTADLERFTRALFGGRVVRGPLLEEMFTLPRLAEGTASYSVGLTHWRLGGRDVWGKTGGRWGYNAGMGGTRDLTTTLVYSVNSTDAKGQDRSAVVMGLITGTFGAPDEG
- a CDS encoding gamma-aminobutyraldehyde dehydrogenase is translated as MTTELRRLRNYINGEFKDAADGRTIDVVNPATGEVYATSPLSGQADVDAAMDAAAAAFPAWRDTTPAERQKVLLKIADAFEERAEELIAAESENTGKPLELTRTEEIPPMVDQIRFFAGAARMLEGRSAGEYMEGLTSIVRREPVGVCAQVAPWNYPMMMAVWKFAPALAAGNTVVLKPSDTTPASTVLIAEIIGAIAPKGVFNVVCGDRTTGSLMVEHPTPAMASITGSVRAGIQVAASAAKDVKRVHLELGGKAPVVVFEDTDIPKAVEDISVAGFFNAGQDCTAATRVLVHESIHDEFVAALAKAASETKTGAPDDEDVLYGPLNNANQLAQVSGFIDRLPAHAKVEAGGQRVGDKGYFYAATVVSGLQQDDEIIQNEVFGPVITVQSFADEAQALEWANGVEYALASSVWTKDHARAMRMSKALDFGCVWINTHIPLVAEMPHGGFKKSGYGKDLSAYGFDDYTRIKHVMTSLDG